TTCGGTCAGGTGGTTCTCGTCGAAGTCGCCATGTCCGATCGCCAGCATGTCGGGATCGTTCCAGTGGCCCGGACCGGCATAGAGCGTGCGATAGACGGCGCTGTCGATGTTGCGCAGCATGCTGTCCCAGTTGAATTCGATATCCGGGCTGGTGCGCCACAGATTGCCCTGCTTGTGCCCCCAGCGCGGCGACAGCGCCTCGCCCCAGGCACAGATGCTCAGCACCGCATCGGGTCCGCCCCACTCCTTGATCGCGCTACCGAGCTGCGCATAGAGCGCTTCCACCGCGTCGGGGTTCGACTTGGGAATGTCCCCCCGCACGATGTAGGGCGGGAACACCGCGAAGCGCCCGGACTCGACCGGCTCGGTACCCGGTGCGTAGTCGGCTACTCCGCACGCATCGATCTTCACGTAGTCGAAATTCCAGGTTCCGAAGATCGCCTTCATGTCCTGTTCGGCATGGCCCAGGCTGCCCACCTGGCGTTCGGCCATCGTCCCGACCGGCAGATTGGGGCTCTTCGCATCGTGATACTGGGCACAGGTGTTGCGCCCGATATCGGTATAGAGGCCGGCTTTCAGGCCCAGACCGTGGACGAAATCCGTGAAGGGGACGAAGGTGCCGTTGGGATAGCCCTCGACCTTGGCCGAAGGGAACATCGTATCGCGGATCTTGAGCGTCCCGTCGGCCTTGCGCTGCAACGCCCAGCCATCGTCGATATTTACATAGCGATAACCGAGCTGGGCCAGACCGTTGTCGACCAGTGCCTCTGCCGACCCGCGGATCTTTGCCTCGTCAACGTCGGTGCGAAATGCATTCCACGGATTCCACCCCATCGGCGGGGTCTGCGCGGCATCGGTCTGATAGACCGAATACCTACCCGTAGGCTCGAGGTCGTCGGCAGCTTCCTTCGCCCCCAGCGGCGATGCCGCGAGCGAGAGCAAGGCGAGCGTGCAGATCGACCTCGAGAACAGTTTCGATGCAGGATTGCGCATCGAGCGCCCGGATTTTGCGGAATTCATGGCTCGATACTCCTCCAACACCCTCTTATTCGCATTCGTACGTCTTCGGACGGTCAGAACTTCATCCGCGCCGTAAGAGCATACTGGCGGTCGTTCTTGAACCACGAACGCGGCGTCCGCAGCCCGTCGCCGTTCAGCACGAACGAGGTCTTGAGCGTGGTGTCCAGCAAGTTCTGGACTTCGAACACCAGACGGAACCTGTCGTCCACATCCAGGCCAATGGACGCGTCCAGCTGTCCGCTGGGCTCCTGATACACCGGGCCGAAGGGGAAGCAGCAATCGAGCCGGGTGAGCAGGAACCGGGACCGCCAGCTGTAAGCCGCCCGCGCCTGGATCTTACCTCTTTCGTAGAACACGGCCGCGTTGAAGTTATGCTTCGACAGGCCCTCCAGAGGCAGGCTTTCATAGAGCCCCGAGATGTCGATGGTAGGCTGGTTGCCCGTTTCCACCAGGTTGTTCGACGGCGCGTAGGCGGGCGGACCGAGCGCGATCTTGCCCACATCGATGAAGGTGTAAGAAAGCTGTGTGCCCAGACCCGCCAAGGCTCCGGGCAGGAAGTCGAAGGTCTGCTGATAGGCGATTTCCGCGCCCTTGACGGTCGTATGCCCTTCCGAATTGGCCGGGCCGCTGACCGAAACCGGTAGCGTCACGCCATTGTTGGTCAGGTCGCGGTTATAGACCTGATTGGAGACCACGACATTGTTCAGATCCTTGTAGAAGGCAGCGAGCGTCAGGGACCCGACCGGCGCGAAATACCACTCTGCGGTCAGGTCGAGCTGCCAGGCCTCCACGGGTCGCAGATACGGGTTCTGGGATCGCGCGGTAAACCCGCCGAGCTGCGCGTTGTAATTGAGCCCGACGTAATTCCGCAGCTTGCTGAACTCGGGCCGCGAGATCGCCTTCGAGGCGGCAAAGCGGAACACCAGTTCGTCCGACGCATCGAAGCGCACGTTCAGCGATGGCAGCCAGTGATCGAAGCTGTTCTCCGCCACGTCGGCCAGCGCTGCGCCATCCGCGAAGTCGAGCGCCGCTTGCTGTTGAGCAGCGGTGACCCCCGGTCGACACAATGCCGGCAGCGGCCCGGTGCCCTGCGCCTGGCCGGCGCAGAATGCGATGAAGTCGCCGTTGAAGCTGTCCGGAATGACCTGAGACGACGGCGCGAAATTGATCGCACCGGTCGATTCGTCGCGGGTGTGGACGTAACGCACGCCGAGGTTGCCCGACAACTTCATGCCGCTGTCGAACTCGGTCCCGAACGAGGTCGAGATATATCCCGCCCATGTTTCCTCGCTGTTGGGGTACACTTCGCCGGGCAGGAAATAGCCCTTGATCAGGTCGCTGCCGCGATCCTCGATCGGCGTGAAATAGCCCGGAGGTGCGAGCGAACGGGCCAGATCGATAAGCCCGCCACGCGATTCGAGGATCGAGTCGCGAATGAACAAGGCACCCGGCGGCGGGGTCGCGGCGTCGTGGAAGAAGTCCGGAAAGCCGTAGAAAGAGACGACGGACGGATCGCTGTTGACGAAGTTGGGACCACCCTCGATCCAGGTTTCCGACAGACCGCCCCAGTTATTGAACTCGTTGGTGCGAACCGTCTGTTTACGCTTCGCATATCGGCCGCCGACGCGAACCTCCTTCAGGAAGCTGTCTTCCGAGAGGTCGTAGGAAGCATCCGCCCTGAAGGCATATTCTTCGCCATCATTGATAGCGCGGTTTTCGACCGCCGACCGATAATAGGTGGAATTGCCGCTGCCGATATATTCGGCGGGGTCGAAACCGGGGGTCACGAAATTGACGTCCGGATACTTGCCGGTCAGATCGATGTCGTAGTTCGCCAGCGTGTTGAAATTGATCGCATCGTCGGCGTTGTCGACCTTGGACTTCGCATATTGCCCGTCGAACATCAGGTGCAAACGGTCGGACGGCGACCACTTGATGTTCAGCGACGCGTCCTGCGCCGTCACATCGTTGAAGGCCGAACGGTTCGAAAGCTTGGTGAAAATGCCGCCGGGTATGAACTGGCGGTAATCGCACCAGTCGCTCGACGAGCCCTGGCACAGCCCACTGACGTACCCGCCACTGTGCACCAGCGTACCCGAGGTGAACACACCGTTTTCGTCATACATGAAATTGGCGTCCGGGTCGTACGCAAACCCGGGCTGATCCAGGTAGCCCGCGGGATAAATCTGGCCTGCATCGGGGAACCAGTTGTCCGCCTCGATGGTGCGCTCGGTCCACCTTTCGTTGAACTCCGAGCGGATATATTCCGCCGTGACCAGCAGGTTTCCGGCTGCGTTCTCGTACTGGAGAGCGGCGTTCAGGCTGTTGCGCTCACGCTCGAAATCCTGCGAGCGGAACCCGGCGCCCAGCGGGGTATAGACCTGGTCGTACCCGGCGGGCGTCGGGAAGTTGTCGCACACGCGCAGCGCGTAGGGTTCGCCCTCGTTGATGATGCGCCCGTTGGCACAGGTGCCGTCGGCTTCGAACGGAGCGTTGAAGCGGGGTTGGAAACC
Above is a genomic segment from Erythrobacter sp. 3-20A1M containing:
- a CDS encoding NPCBM/NEW2 domain-containing protein translates to MNSAKSGRSMRNPASKLFSRSICTLALLSLAASPLGAKEAADDLEPTGRYSVYQTDAAQTPPMGWNPWNAFRTDVDEAKIRGSAEALVDNGLAQLGYRYVNIDDGWALQRKADGTLKIRDTMFPSAKVEGYPNGTFVPFTDFVHGLGLKAGLYTDIGRNTCAQYHDAKSPNLPVGTMAERQVGSLGHAEQDMKAIFGTWNFDYVKIDACGVADYAPGTEPVESGRFAVFPPYIVRGDIPKSNPDAVEALYAQLGSAIKEWGGPDAVLSICAWGEALSPRWGHKQGNLWRTSPDIEFNWDSMLRNIDSAVYRTLYAGPGHWNDPDMLAIGHGDFDENHLTEARAHMSMWAIMASPLLLGYDLRHSPQELLDIVGNREVIAIDQDPAGNQGVAYPDGEAMVVVRTLSGPGSRAVAFFNRGDEPVSATVNWTQLGFAPDTDASVRDVWSHETLSPASGAITVQLSPREAKLFRLKGTPLDSDAVWLDEMPGRINVAADGLGNHSLPEGWTPARVAAAPDGGPLAAGKTTFDKGIGLFANSRLELRTDGEFGRFTARPAVAEGAVPVQFQVYADKKLVAEAKVAGGQVGTIDADVTGAQIVNWSRVPGVPSNAVRWSPGRTRSCSANGVSARRSRLSLRVLPLR
- a CDS encoding TonB-dependent receptor; this encodes MMKIAGYDPIALRSRSDVSVDATQALAAGRGTRRASGYWKFLVGSSLLAASMSNVAHAQEADEELSKPASDETDDNVIVVSGIRQSLASAQEIKRNADTVVDAITADDIGSLPDRSINEALQRVPGVAINRFAAPNDSAHFSVQGSGVTVRGLNYVRSEFNGRDAFSASGGRELGFDSVPAELAGSVEVFKNLTADMIEGGIAGTVSINSRKPFDSTDPVLFLSAGINYGDIAQKSAPSFVGLFSDQWEFGDGGRVGLLVGGSYSKQYSRADSIFLNGFQPRFNAPFEADGTCANGRIINEGEPYALRVCDNFPTPAGYDQVYTPLGAGFRSQDFERERNSLNAALQYENAAGNLLVTAEYIRSEFNERWTERTIEADNWFPDAGQIYPAGYLDQPGFAYDPDANFMYDENGVFTSGTLVHSGGYVSGLCQGSSSDWCDYRQFIPGGIFTKLSNRSAFNDVTAQDASLNIKWSPSDRLHLMFDGQYAKSKVDNADDAINFNTLANYDIDLTGKYPDVNFVTPGFDPAEYIGSGNSTYYRSAVENRAINDGEEYAFRADASYDLSEDSFLKEVRVGGRYAKRKQTVRTNEFNNWGGLSETWIEGGPNFVNSDPSVVSFYGFPDFFHDAATPPPGALFIRDSILESRGGLIDLARSLAPPGYFTPIEDRGSDLIKGYFLPGEVYPNSEETWAGYISTSFGTEFDSGMKLSGNLGVRYVHTRDESTGAINFAPSSQVIPDSFNGDFIAFCAGQAQGTGPLPALCRPGVTAAQQQAALDFADGAALADVAENSFDHWLPSLNVRFDASDELVFRFAASKAISRPEFSKLRNYVGLNYNAQLGGFTARSQNPYLRPVEAWQLDLTAEWYFAPVGSLTLAAFYKDLNNVVVSNQVYNRDLTNNGVTLPVSVSGPANSEGHTTVKGAEIAYQQTFDFLPGALAGLGTQLSYTFIDVGKIALGPPAYAPSNNLVETGNQPTIDISGLYESLPLEGLSKHNFNAAVFYERGKIQARAAYSWRSRFLLTRLDCCFPFGPVYQEPSGQLDASIGLDVDDRFRLVFEVQNLLDTTLKTSFVLNGDGLRTPRSWFKNDRQYALTARMKF